A genomic stretch from Pantanalinema sp. includes:
- the fliI gene encoding flagellar protein export ATPase FliI, producing the protein MGDLLAAALSRVEGADPIRVEGKVAQVIGLVIESFGPRASLGELCRISLGSNRPPLMAEVVGFRDDRVLLMPLGLMEGVKPGSPVAATGQTLGVRVGPHLLGRVLDGLGNPIDRKGPLLATHRAPLEAPPPNPLTRQRIHKPLPLGVRAMDGLLTCGEGQRIGIFAGSGVGKSTLLGMIARSAHADLNVIALIGERGREVREFLERDLGPEGLARSVVVVATSDQPALQRLKGAFVATAIAEYFRDQGANVIMMMDSVTRFAMAQREVGLAVGEPPATKGYTPSVFALLPRLLERSGTSEVGAITALYTVLVEGDDTNEPIADTVRGILDGHVVLSRDLAAQNHYPAIDVLSSVSRVMTEIVPLEHVRAAGALRETLATYREARDLINIGAYAAGSNPSIDRAIARIEAVNFFLRQGVNEPMVMDETVAALQGLFGE; encoded by the coding sequence ATGGGCGACCTCTTGGCGGCGGCCCTCTCGCGCGTGGAAGGTGCCGACCCCATCCGGGTCGAGGGCAAGGTCGCCCAGGTGATCGGCCTGGTGATCGAGAGCTTCGGGCCCCGGGCGAGCCTCGGCGAGCTGTGCCGCATCTCCCTCGGTTCGAACCGCCCCCCCCTGATGGCCGAGGTGGTCGGTTTCAGGGACGACCGGGTCCTCCTGATGCCGCTCGGCCTCATGGAGGGGGTCAAGCCGGGCAGCCCGGTGGCCGCCACCGGCCAGACGCTGGGGGTCCGGGTCGGGCCCCACCTCCTGGGGCGGGTCCTCGACGGCCTCGGCAACCCCATCGACCGCAAGGGCCCCCTCCTGGCCACCCACCGCGCCCCGCTCGAGGCCCCGCCCCCCAACCCCCTGACCCGCCAGCGAATCCACAAGCCGCTGCCCTTGGGCGTGCGCGCCATGGACGGCCTGCTCACCTGCGGCGAGGGGCAGCGCATCGGCATCTTTGCGGGCTCGGGGGTCGGCAAGTCGACCCTGCTCGGCATGATCGCGCGCTCAGCCCATGCGGACCTCAACGTGATCGCCTTGATCGGCGAGCGAGGTCGCGAGGTGCGGGAGTTCCTGGAGCGCGACCTGGGGCCGGAGGGCCTCGCGCGCTCGGTGGTGGTGGTCGCGACCTCGGACCAGCCCGCTCTGCAGCGCCTCAAGGGGGCGTTCGTCGCGACCGCGATCGCCGAGTACTTCCGCGACCAGGGCGCCAACGTGATCATGATGATGGACTCGGTGACGCGCTTCGCCATGGCCCAGCGCGAGGTGGGCCTCGCCGTCGGCGAGCCGCCCGCGACCAAGGGCTACACCCCCTCGGTCTTCGCCCTGTTGCCGCGCCTCCTGGAGCGCTCGGGTACCTCCGAGGTGGGGGCCATCACCGCCCTCTACACCGTGCTGGTCGAGGGCGACGACACCAACGAGCCCATCGCCGACACGGTGCGAGGCATCCTGGACGGGCACGTGGTGCTCTCGCGCGATCTCGCCGCGCAGAACCACTACCCGGCCATCGACGTGCTGTCGTCGGTCTCGCGCGTCATGACCGAGATCGTCCCGCTAGAGCACGTGCGGGCCGCAGGGGCCCTGCGCGAGACGCTCGCGACCTACCGAGAGGCGCGGGACCTGATCAACATCGGGGCCTACGCCGCGGGATCCAACCCCTCCATCGACCGGGCGATCGCCCGGATCGAGGCGGTCAACTTCTTCCTGAGGCAGGGGGTGAACGAGCCCATGGTCATGGACGAGACGGTCGCGGCCCTCCAGGGCCTGTTCGGGGAATAG
- a CDS encoding FliH/SctL family protein, translating to MSGKIIKRDQTRWIDGKWVVSVPEPENVPAEDVEAAPAIDPAELLAEAERRAQALLAAAEAEANDLIERVTRAAYEDGLAQGRDDGFQEGLAAWQQGIEAVRAAAEAFNAEREARLGELEPDLMRLGLIVASKVLLKEPRDAALVKGLVDAAVAKVAGEAVVRVRLNPQDAGHLGPPPPSPFGASKPQPAPKFEVVADPLVGAGGCVVETKTGRVDATFATQFEELARAVLDAEPEAEPSLSGTFQDLRKAPPAPPAKSGKASPFGGGGFSPQGFGR from the coding sequence ATGAGCGGCAAGATCATCAAGCGCGATCAGACCCGCTGGATCGACGGGAAGTGGGTCGTCAGCGTCCCCGAGCCCGAGAACGTCCCGGCCGAGGACGTCGAGGCGGCTCCTGCGATCGATCCCGCCGAGCTCCTGGCCGAGGCCGAGCGCCGGGCCCAGGCCCTGCTCGCAGCTGCCGAGGCCGAGGCCAACGACCTCATCGAGCGCGTGACCCGCGCGGCCTACGAGGACGGCCTGGCCCAGGGCCGCGACGACGGGTTCCAGGAAGGCCTCGCCGCCTGGCAGCAGGGCATCGAGGCCGTGCGCGCCGCCGCCGAGGCCTTCAACGCCGAGCGCGAGGCGAGGCTCGGCGAGCTGGAGCCCGATCTGATGCGGCTGGGCCTCATCGTCGCCTCGAAGGTCCTCCTGAAGGAGCCGCGCGATGCGGCCCTGGTCAAGGGCCTGGTGGACGCGGCCGTGGCCAAGGTGGCCGGCGAGGCCGTCGTGCGCGTGCGCCTCAACCCCCAGGACGCGGGGCACCTGGGTCCCCCCCCGCCCAGCCCGTTCGGTGCGAGCAAGCCGCAGCCGGCGCCCAAATTCGAGGTCGTCGCCGATCCCCTGGTCGGGGCCGGCGGCTGCGTGGTCGAGACCAAGACCGGTCGCGTCGACGCGACGTTCGCGACCCAGTTCGAGGAGCTCGCCCGCGCGGTGCTCGACGCGGAGCCCGAGGCCGAGCCGAGCCTGTCCGGTACCTTCCAGGACCTGCGCAAGGCGCCCCCTGCGCCTCCCGCCAAGAGCGGCAAGGCGAGTCCCTTCGGGGGCGGGGGCTTCTCGCCCCAGGGCTTCGGGCGCTGA